TTTGGTGGAACCCGGTTCCACCAATTCCACGCCTCGATCTAAAATGAACCAGCTCTTTGACAGTGTAAAAACGAGAATCCCAACGACGATGATTCCAAACGCATATACACCCAGCCGGATTTTTTCCATGAGTAGAAAAAAGCCCGGGAAAAGACGAGGTCAATGAAAAAAAGAAATCATATTGGAACAATCAAAGATTACGCTCTGCATCTTTGGCGCATTTCGCTCTCTATGGATCGCGAAATAGGTCAATGAAAAAAAGAAATCATTTTGCTTCCAGAGCGTAGGATCGTTCCGGAACGATCAGATACGAAGAAATTTCTCCTGTGTCGACTCTGAGACGAGTGTTCTGGTTAAACGTATCCAAAATCATCTTTCCGTCCCGAACAAAGTTGTAGAGATAATTTCCGGATTTCATCTTCTTGATCAGAGTAAAGACCCCGTCCCTTTCTTTTTTGAGAATATCCTGCTCCGGATCCCAATGATTGAAATCTCCTACAAGAGTAATCATCTCAGCCTCGGGAGCGTAGATTCTAAACTCAACGGTTCTGTATTCCAATTCTTCATAGGGAGAATCTTCTAAAATTCTCGTGGTCACGTGTTTGTCCGGTCCGGAAGGGATCGCGATGAGTCTCGAAACCAACGAGCCATCTCCGTCTTCCGTCGAATCGGGGTTAGACGGATCATGAGTAAAAAGACCGTCCACTCTGAATTTGTATTCTAAGACCTTGAGTTCTTCTCGAATCGTGTCTTTGCTTTCTGGATCGTAGACTGTGTAAAAAATTCCGTGATCGTTCTTTTTGAGAGGAAGACATCTCCAAAGAGAAAAGTTTCCACAAACGGAAACGTCTTCGTTTTCGATTCCTTCAAAGGTAAAAAGAATACCTCGATTGAGAAGTCTTCCCGTTTCCAAGGAAAGAGAAGAATCGATATAACGGATATATCTCGGCGCCACCGGCCTTTTTAGTTTTTCCATCTGCCAGTAATAGTAGATCTTTTCTTTTTCCACCGGTTCTAAAAAGTCTTCGTAGTCCTCGGAAGAAAAAGAGCCAATCCAATTTCCGGCGTCATCGGCGCCGATCGCAACGGTAATAGTAAGAAGTAGAGCAAGGAGGAATATTTTTGTCTTAGGAAATGATTTCATTCTGAATAAAGATTCGATCGGTTTCGCGAAAAGCATAAGGCAAATCTGGAAATTCGCTTCCAAAGAGAAGAATGGAGTATGGAATCGGACATAAGTCCGAAATGAAGCTCGAAAGAAGATCTCTTTTCGAGAGTGGAAACCCGATTCTTCCCGAAACGAAAGTTCCGTTGTGAGAACAAGAACGTGTCTTTGTAGGAGCTCTAACAAAATCGGATTCGATAAAGGTGGGATTCTCATCTCAAGAAGGCACCCAATTCTTCGTCCAAAAAGAGGAGGAAAGAAAATCGAACTCGTTTTTATCGTTACCTTTCCTTTTTCCTCTTTGCCCGGAAGAGTTTTTTCATTGGAGAATTTCGAAGGATTCCGATAGTATTTAGCAGGATATCATGGCAGAGGCGAATTCTACCCCACTCAAGGAAGCAGAATTAGAACAAATACGTTCTATTCTCCAACCTCTTTCCAAGAATCCGGATATCTCGGAAGAGCTCAATCCTATGCTCTCCGTCTTTCGTGAAAAGATGGGTTACGGAAGTCCAGTTTCCTCCGACGACGAGGAAGAAGATACAACCCCAGCACCTTCCTCCGACTCCGAAAATTTTGACGATGACGACGAAGACGGTGTAGAACCTCCTACACTGGAAAGACCCAAATCCAAGATCATCGAAGACGATGATATCGATTTAGACGAACTCTTATCAGAACCTTCTCAAACTCCTCCTCCTCCTACAGACGACGACTTTGACGTCGCTCCTTCTTCCGATTCGGGAGAAGCCGATCCATTTGCTGATTTTGGAATGGATTCCGAACCGACTCCGGCTGCAAGTTCGGACGAAGAGGATCCGTTTGGCGACTTAGGGCTTCCTCCGGAAACGACACCTTCTTCGAGCGACGATTTTTCCTTTGGAGAAGAGGAAACTCCGACAAGCCCAGATTCTGCCGATCCGTTCGCCGACCTCGATGAGATGACTAGCGAGACTACCCCCGAAGCAGATCCATTTGCCGGGTTGGGTGGTGATACTTCGGAAGCGGATCCATTTGGTGAAAGCGATTTTGGAGCTCCTCCCGTTTCCGACGACGCGGATCCTTTTGCAGGAATGGACTCTTTTACTTCCACACCGGAATCGGGCACTGAAGAAGTCGATCCCTTTGCGGATCTCGGCGGCTCTGGTTTAGAAACTCCGGACGCGGGTGATGATTTTGGACTGTCCTCACCGGAACCCGCTGGAAGCGGAGATTCTTTTGACGATTTTATGTCCTCCTCTCCGGAGCAGAGCGGAGGAGACGATGATTTCTTTAGCCAACCCGCGGATGCGGGACCGTCCGCAGCGGAATCCGATCCATTCTCCGATTTCGGCGATTTAGGTTCTCCGGGACAAGACCCCTTCTCCGATCTCACTTCTTCGGCGACCGCATCCGAAGATCCTTTTGCGGATTTTGTGCCTTCCTCGGAAGAAGACACGTTATCCGACATCCCTGGTGGAGCGGACGCTTCTTTCGATTCGTTTAGTCCTGATCTGGATAGCGATTCCGGAAGCGAGGACTATGACTCCGGAAGTTCTTTCGGACTCGAAGCGGATCTCCAAGGACTGGCGAGCGAAGAAAAACAGGAAATCGATAAGGGACTCAAAGACGAAGAACTCGCCATCATTCAAAAAGAAATTCTTCGTTACCCGCCGGTTCTTCGCCGTGCGGTGATCGACGCGATCGTTCAGGATCGACTTACTCCGAGAGATCAAAAAGGTCTCTTAGAACTCATCAAGATCGAAAGTTCTCCCGATGAGATCGCGGACTTTCTTTCGGGAGTTTTGGGAGAAACGATTTCTCTTTCTCAGAGAGGAAGCGGTTTCTCTCGAGACGGGGTTCCGATCATCTCCACCGACCCTCTTTATACAAAAGAAGGTTTGCAGAGACAAAAAAAAGCGATTCGAAGAACCGTCTTCGGAATCGCGGCCGCAATTTTTCTCATTGTAGGCGGAACGTTTCTCTATAGAAATTTTATCATTCCGAATCAAGCCGCTCAGTATTACGAACAAGGTCTGACTCTTATCCGAGAAGCGGGCGCGTATCCAAAAAACAGCGACGTTCGCAAAAAGAAATTCTTCGAAGCGGAGGAAGCCTTTGCAAGAGGAGAAAACATTCTTCCGAACCATCTCAAATATTTGAATCTCTACGGAGTCGAATACACTCGAGTGGAAGAATACGATCGCGGTTTTGAAAAACTTTTTGGAAAGGTCAGTCCCGACTTCGGCGCGGGCGGAGAAGAATCCGCTTCCAACGCTTGGGACAAAAGAGAAAAAGTTCCGATCATCACTTTAGCGAAAGGCCAAGTCTGGGACAACGGAAAACTTCCGATCGCCGGAAAGATCGGCAATGAGAATCGGATGATTCTTCTCGCACAAGACGGAATTCAAAGAAAAATTCAGAAAGCCGGCGCTTATATCGTGATGCGTTTGGAAAAACAAATTCACGACAATGCTACTTATAAGAATTTAGGAAGATTTCATTCTTCCATCATGCCTTCTTTCACCGAATCGTCGTTAGGCGGTGGAAGATACAAAAACGACCAACTCGCGATCAATTTTTACAAACAAGTCTATACGGACGGAAACGAACCCTACGACGAAGAATCCACGGCGGGAATCGCAAAAATTTATTACAATCGAAGAGAATTTGGAAAGGCGGCTTCGTTTTACAACAAGATCGTGGAAATCGATCCTTCCAGCCCGGTCGGCGAAGGCGGCCTACTCTCCACTTATATCGAAATGTGGAAAGAAGACGGAAATCCTCAGTTCGTGATCAATCACCACAGACAGATCAAAAACAATTTAGACATAGAGAAAAAACTTTCTCTCTATGTTCTTTCCAAACTCGCTTCCTTTTACACTGATTTGAATAAGAAAGAATTAAGAATTCGTTATAATATCAATCCTGTTGATCAGGTTTCCGGAATGGAAGTAAACGACAACGCACTTGAAATCTTAGATCTGATCTATCACAAGACCGAAGAAGATTCCGTAACGGGAACAGAAAGAGACGGAGCCGACTACGCGGAAGGATACTATCAAAGGGGAAGATACTTTGCTTCCATTAAAGAATCGATTCAAGCGAGAAGATTTTTTGAAAAAGCCGCAACCCTCGATCCTGCTCACTACTTGGCCGCGACCGAACTTGCAGAGAACGCGATCCGTCTCGCAAACTTCGGAGAAGCCGACAAATTGTTAAACGAAGCGATCCATCGTTTTGAAAACTACAAACAAAGTTATGGAGCCAGAGAAGAAGACGAAACGCTGATCCAAGGAAACGTAGGAAGAATCTATTTCGACAAGGCGAGAATCCAATATCTCTCGGCCGCCGGAATCAATGAAAAAGATAAGATCACTGAATTCCCTGGAAGAAAGATCTATCCTTTCCGTGCAAGAACCGCAATGGATTCGGTTGCAAAGACAAGATCCATGGAATTGAAAAATTCTCTGGAAGGATTCTCCAAAGCGGAAGCCGTACAAACAGATGAAAACGAATTCACACTCATTCGAAGATGGAGAACCCCTCTTCCTGCGGGAATCCAAAGAGAACTTCGTTACTTCAAGGGCTGGGTGGATTATATGAGCGGCGACTTTGCGGCTTCTCTAAACGAATGGTCCGGGTTTGAAGACGAAGACGAATACAATCATTCTACCCTTCTCATGGGAAAAGCGAACGCGTTTTATTATACGGGTCAATACAAAGCAAGTCTTGGAAATTATCTGAAGGTTCAAGACGATATGGAAGAAAAACTTCTGAACATGGGACTTCCAAAACCGGATGATCCATATCACCAAGAAGTCTACCAGACCCTCGTCGCTGCTTATAACAATATCGGCGCGGTTTATGAAAAACAAGGAAACACGGCAGAAGCCCTGAAACACTACTGGAAGGCGATTGAAACCGCAAGAAAGATCAGCGAAGTTTCGGAAATCGCAATGTCCAATAAAGATCTTATGTTTAAAAAAGAAGCCATTGGACAAGATCCGCTCTTGGAAGACTGGCTCTCTCCCACCTTGGACAGCGTCAAAAAGTTAGTCAGAGAGTAAGAGTTCCTACACAAAACGAGTTTGTCTTATCAAGAACTCGGACCGAGAAAGTCATTTGAGTCCTTTGGAAAAGAAGAAGGCAATGACGTTCTCAATTCTGTTCTGTCAGATCGATTTTTGCCGAAAAAATTCAGAAATCGGAATCCAAATCCGCATCGAACAAAACGAACGAAAAAACATTAAGGATTAAGAATATTCAATTTTGACTGAGTATCCACTTTTTCCCGAATATTCTTTAGGAGCGTTTGGAAGCGGGAAGCGTCGCCGGAAGAAAAGAGCTGATTGGTAGTTTTTTCCCGGGAAGAAAAACTAAATGTAATTTCTTTCGCATTCAAAATTCGATCCACGAGCTCCGTAGGAATCAAAGAAGAAATCCGCATCGAATCCGAATAATCCGTTCCGACCTTGCGTAAGTTGTACCAAGTCCCATCCAACTTGAGAGAAACTCCGATCGGAAAACTGACCTCGAAAGAACTGAGATAATAATCTAAAAAAAGAGATTTCTCTCCGCTGGAATTCTTAAAAACTCCCCGAAAGTTCATCGATTTGGTGTCGCCTTGAGAACAAAAAAGATGAAAACCCGGACAGAGAGGCTCCGAATGAAAAAGGACCTGTTCAAGCGCCGGCTCCGGGGTCTGAAGAACGCTCGTAGAAGAACAAGAAATACCAGTGAACAATATGACGCAGAAAATAAAAGAAGAGATTTGAATCTTCAAAGGGGCCCCCGAGGGAATTTTCCCCAGTTTTTCTTAGGGAGCTACGTTTTGAAAGAAAATTCCAGAAGAATCCCAGACTCCCGCTCGTTGTAAGACATCCTACAAACCCCGAAAAAATCCCTTCCAATCGAGGAAAACCCGAAAAAGGCTTCCTAGGTTTGTGGAGGAAAAATTCAATTTTCAGAGAAGCGCACCCTTGAAACCCTGGTAGGTACTTATGATTTCATTTCCAAAAGATAAGATCAATGTCCTCCTCCTCGAAAACGTCCATCAAGACGCTTTCAATATGTTCAAAAATGACGGCTTTAACGTCCGTCTCCTTCCCGGGGCCTTTACGGAAAAGGAACTCTTAAACGAAATCGAAAACATCCACGTCCTCGGAATTCGAAGTAAAACTAACGTGACCGCGCCGGTGCTCGAAAAAGCAAAACGCCTTCTTACGATCGGCTGTTTTTGCATCGGGACCAATCAGGTCGATCTCCTCGGAGCGGAAAAAAAAGGGATCCCTGTTTTCAACGCCCCGTATTCCAACACAAGGTCCGTGGCGGAACTCGTGATCTCCGAAGTGATCATGCTCGCGAGAAGAATTCCCGATCATATTCGCAATACTCATTCCGGAATCTGGAACAAAATTTCTAAGAATTGTTTCGAGGTCCGAGGTAAAACCTTGGGAATCGTAGGATACGGACATATCGGAAGTCAGGTTTCAGTCCTCGCGGAAGCGATGGGAATGAAGGTGATCTACTATGATATTCAGACGGTTCTTCCTCTTGGAAACGCGATGCCGGCCAACAGTTATCAAGAACTTCTGAGAAACTCGGACTTTATCTCTTTCCACGTTCCGGAAACGGCGGAGACCACAAATCTCTATGGAAAAAAAGAAATCGAAGTAACAAAGAAAGGCGCTTATATGATCAATCTTTCCCGAGGAAAGGTTGTGGATTTAGAAGCCCTCGCGGAAGCGATCAAGGCCGGACATATCGCCGGAGCCGGAATCGACGTCTTCCCGGAAGAACCCGAGTCCAATAACGATCCATTCCTAACTCCGATGCAAAACCTGCCTAACGTGATCTTAACTCCTCATATCGGCGGAAGCACGGAAGAAGCTCAAAGAAATATCGGTTCCGAAGTTGCAAGCAAGCTCGTGAAATTTGTAAACAACGGTTCTACGACATTCTCCGTAAATTTTCCGAATCTGGAAATCACGTCTCTTCCTTCCGGACAATATAGAATTTTAAACGTTCACAAAAACCAACCCGGGTTTTTGAAAGATATCAACTCCATGGTTTCCGAAATCGGAGCCAATATCAGTTCTCAACACTTAGGTACCAGCGCCGAGATCGGATATCTTTCCATGGTAATAGACAAATCCGTCGGAGACGAACTGAAAGAAAAAATCGAAAAACACCCTTTTTCGATCAAAACCCGGATTCTTTACTGAACAAAATGCCTTACGTAAAAGCAATTTGCCAGAAAGAAAATATAATGGAAATGTAATATAAAATTCATAGTCCCTAAGAAAGAATTTTTTGAATTTTACTTGCTTTAATTTGGAGGGATTCCTTACTATTGTGCTATGCACTATAACAGAATTCCCAACACGATTACCGTATATCTGAGCGAACTGGCCGATCAGAGTCTTCGGCTGGCTGAGAATATTCTGAAAGGTCTGCTTCATAGAACCGATTCTCCAATTGAACCGGGAACGGTTTTAGAACTCAAACTCGGAACAATCAGTCTTTCCGGAGCGATTCAGATTCCTGTAAAGGTCATTCGTTGCGAAAAGATTTCCGGATCGGAATACGATCTCTATATGAACTATACGGAAAGAGATTTTAATAAGGTTCAAGAAATCGAAGACCTGATTCGAGATCTTTCTTAATCTTAAGAATCAAGAGCGTATAATGTTCTACAGAGAAAATCCTATCCACTTCAGGGAAAGTTTCTTTCTCTGAAGAATTTCATATGGAACATACGTATTCCTCGCGTTTTTTTCGAGAGTCCCGATCGTAAAGGCCGCTCCGTTAGAAATCACTGCTGAACTTCTTAGCCAAGGAAAAAATCCACCACTGATTGGAGAATGTCAGGTTTCAAACTTTCTTATCCGTAAGAGCTCCTACAAATCGATTTTTCCAATGACCGATCTTTCTTTTATCGTTTGTCCCGGCATCTCGAATCTTAGAATCACTACAATGACTTTAGGCTATTCGGTAAAATCCTCTGGTTTAAAAATCCAATTTCCCATTCTTAATAAAACTTACAGATTGAATTCTTTATAGAGGCGCGTTTACGATCCTTTCTTCCGATCCCTTTTTTATTTCCTCATAAGAACATGCAAAGAAACAAATATTCTATTTTGCTATTCCATTCGCACCGACGGTAGAATTCATTGGGAAACGTTCTCTTTTTAATCAATTTATTAATAGAACGAAGCTCCACTCGATTCTAAAAAGATTCGTTCGACGCTTGGGCTTCCAATTCATTCTTAGAAATCCTGTCAAAGAAGTTGTAAACTCTTACACTGCTCTTTTATAAAAACAAAATCAGAAGAGACAAGATTGCGAAAAAAATAAATCCTATAATCAAAATCGATATCGCCTAACACCTGATAGTTTTCATTTTCTTGCGTTCAAAAGGATTGCGATAATTTGAATTTCAAATTATTAAAAGTTTATAAAATGAAAGAATTCATCGGTCAGCGTTGACAAAACTTCGGTTTCCAAAGAAGTTATCAACTAAGATGAATCCCTTTCAATCCATGCCGGAAGTCAATTCTCCGGAATTCATACAGTATTTTCAGAGTCAGGATACATTCTCACGGAAACTTGGTTACAAAGCGCTGCAAGCAAGTCCCGGTAAGAGTGAATATGAAATCGAAGTAGACGAAACGTTTCACAATCCGGTCAAAATCGTTCACGGGGCCGCACTTTTTGCTGCGATGGATAGTTCCGCCGGAGCGGCGATGGCCGCCTGGATTAAGTCTTCCGGAAGAAAATGTAAGTTTATGGCGACTGGAACCGCCGAAATCAAATATCGAAAGAGCGTAACATCGGGAAAAATTAAGATTCTTAGCGAAATCACGGAACAAAAACGTTCCACGGTTCGTTTGATCTCGAAGTCGATCGATCAGGACGGTGACTTGGTAGCCGAGCTACTTTCTATCTGGGTCGTAAAGTTCGAAGACTAAAAAGCGAGTTCTTTTTAACAAAGATATTAAGCGAAGGAGGTATTTTTAAACCTCCTGCTCTCTTGTTACTTTAGAATTTTTGAATTTTCTAAAATTCTAAGCTACGAAAAACTCTGCACGGCTGATGCTCGCGAGTTCGACGGCGCTCGTGAGATTTTTTGTGGGAAAATAAACGATCTGTTCTCCGACCAATTTACGATTACGATCCAATTCCACGCGAGACCCGTCTTTCAGATGCAGGACGATGTCGATCCCGCGATAGTTAATGTATCTTTCTAACTGGCTCTTAAACTTTGCAGCTTGTTCTTGCATGGAAACTTCCTTAAAATTGTTGAAAGGATGTTCTAGGCCATGCAGGAAAGTACAAGCTTTTTTTTCTAAAGAGACAGAATTTTTTTATTCGGCACTGGGGGAAATCGTTTCCTGCAACGTCCAAGTAGTTCCGTTGTCCGCAGAAACGTATCGACGCATTGCATCACCTTCCTTGTTGCTAAACAAATGAAGTTTTTCTCCTCCCGCCATAGTTACAAAATGACCGAGAGAGGCCGTAAAACTCGGAGTCGGATCGGTATCGTAGTCCGGACTCGGAAGCGGGAAAGTACTTTGATCCACCTGAACCCAGTTTACTCCAAAGTCCATAGTCTTAAAAAGAAAATGTTTATAAAGACCCAGATTTGAAGTCGCGACTAAGGATAAATAAGAACCGTTGTTTCCGCGAACCAGAAATACTACGTCCGTATCCGCAATGCCCGAAGTCGAAATCACTTGTTGATTGGAATTTCCGGGAGAAACAAGGGATCCAAAGGACGTTAGATCACCCACAGTCGAGGTGATTCTAACCGAATTGTTCGTATGCTCTGTATAATGGGATATCGTTAAGTCCTGTTCGATATAGAAGTTTGAATTTCCTAAAAACGTATTGTAGGGCGCAGCCTTATAGTTCGACACAAGAGTAACCGGTGATACTCCAAAGGTCGCAATGGTTCCGTTTGTAGAATTGAACGAATAACTCGAGCCGGTGATCGTATCCAGACAATTTCCCACACTTCCATTGTTAACGACTAAAGAACAAAGAGTATTGATGGGAGCGGCGATCGTAACACGATTCGTAAAATCGCTATCCATGTTGTAACAAGTCGTAGTGCTCGCGCTAATCGGTTGTTCGCAAAAGACGATTTTTTCCGCGGCGCCAACGTTATAACTTCCCATTCCCACTATCTTTTCCCCCGCGATTACCGGAGAAAACTTAATGAAAGTTAGACGATTCCCCGCAATCGGCAAAACGGATCCAACCCAGTAGTAATAGTCCGGAGGGGTCGTCGGGTTCAAAACTTCGAAAAGGATAAAATACTTGTTACTCGTATTTGACGGAATGTATCCGAAACCGATCATATTCGCGTATTGATCTCCTACCATCGGCACATTTGTAGGAATGATATCCGTAGCACTTTCTTTCGCGATGATCAAATCGACGCGGTTTCTCGGATCATCGGTTCCGTCAAACGTCCGGCGAGAATAAGAAATATAAGTATCTAGATTAGCTTTTTTGAAAGCGTGATACTTACTTTGCATAAAATTCGTATAACCGAAAAGATTCACTCCCAAAAGACTTCGTACAATCCCGAGAATTCCATTCGGATCCAGAGCGTTCTCCTCGAACTTATAACACTGAGATTGAATGAGAATTAAAAGAATCAAAAGGAATCGTTTCATGATTTTACCCTATTAAAAAAACCAATTGTATTTTGCTTCGGCTCTCCAGCCGAAGGTTGAGTTGGAACTCGATTGCAAAGAGTTGAATTCTCTCATCGATTCCATCTGAAGCCCCTTTTTAAGAATGGAACCTTGCGGAGTCAGAGCCACCTCTTCCTCTTCCCAAGAAATTCCCGTATAATAAACGTGAGCGAGCTGAATCAGATAAAGGATCGCAGTCGCAGCTGAGATTTTTTGATAATCGTCTATTGCTTTCTTATAATCATCTCTTTTCCCGTTTGTAAGAATCTGACCCGCTAAAAGAGGACTGCTTCCTCCGAGGATCTGCGCGTTCAAACTTGCCTGGTCGTAATCCGCCTTGGTCTGGGTCACTTTTTGAGCGGAGCTATAAGTCGCGACGATCCCCGTCCAAAAAAGAGCCCCGTAAACATAGGCGGTTTTCTTTCTTTCCGCTTTGTAGTGCCCCCAACCGGGCAACAAAGCCGATCGCCAAACAAGACTCCAACGACTGCGATCTCCGGAATGAGGAACCTTGAAATCGGGCTTGGCAACAATCGCTTCCTCTTCGATTTGTTTTTTTTCATCGGCCGACTTGGCTTCTTTTAGTTTTTTTTCCTCTTCTTGACGAATCCGTTTCGCCTCTTCTTCGTTCACGTCCCGATAGACCACTTTTAAAATCGTCTTCTTTGAGATCGTCTTCACCGATCCGTCCGTTAGGCGAACCGTGATGTTCTTCTCGTTTTGCCCCGTCACATCCCCTTTGAGCGCGGTTCCGTTTTTGAGGAGAATCGTCTGGGCGCTCCAGAGAGACTGAGAAAAGAAAAAAAGAAATAAGAGAAGAAATGGGGAGTATATTAATTTTTTCAAAAGGATCTCCATTTTTTATAAAGGGAAAAAACGTATGATTTCACTGGTTAGAATTCAATTCTTGAAATCATATACGATTTTGATGTTTGATATCAATAACTTTTTGGAATTCTCCCGAGGATAATGCTCTGGCTCTAAAAAACGGTCGTGATCAAAGGTAAAGCAACCTGAAGAGCGACGATACAATTCCGTTGAAAATTAAACGAATCGTAATTTGAATCTTTTCGGGTCCTTGGAAAGAATCTTCTTTAGGAAACGACCCCATAACGGAAATAAAATCGGAACTTTTGTTGTAACCCTTCAATCAAAATACAAATCAAAGAATCTACGAATTGGAAATCAAACCGTGCTTTTTGTAGAATTCGTTTAACAATCTTTCTAAAACGTCCGGCTGGTCGTGATGCATATTGTGACCCGCGTTTTCCATCTCTATATATTCCAGATGTCTAAAGTGGGAAAGAATCTCTTCCCGATTCTCAGGCATTAGATGGGTTTCCTTTCCATAGATAATCAGGGTTGGAGAATCAATCGATTCCCAGAGATGGCGCGTCAGATACGGAGAAAAAACAAAAGGAAATCCACGTTTGTACAATGGATCGTTTTTCCATTGATAGCCGTTTTCCGTTTTTTTTGTTAGATACTCCGAAAGATCTCGGATCTTAGAAGAATCCAATTTGGGATAGACGGGTTTGAGTCGAGACGCGACTTCGTCGATGCTTGAAAAGGTTTTATTCTTTCGGTCTTTCGTTCCGACTTCGTTGTTTTCAATCGTATCGAGCCAGGCCTTCAGACGTTTTTTTTCAAATTCGGGGGTTTGGATGGACATAAATCCTTCCAGACAAACAAGACTTTGGATTCTTTCGGGATAAATTCCGGCAAAACGAGCTCCGATTCCGCCGCCCATGGAATGTCCGAGGATATGAAATTTTTCGGGAAGAAACGTGGAGATAAACGTTTTTACGTCCACGAGGGTTTGGATAAAATGATAGTTCCCTTCTCGAAGCCAGTCGGAATCCCCGTGTCCTCTATAATCAAAACGATATATATCGAAATGTTGGGATAAGAATGGGAATTGATAGAGAAAGGTGTCTGACGCGTCTTGAAATCCATGAAATAACAGAAGAGCATTGTCTTTTCCGTTTTTATGAATTTTATAAGAGAGATTGTAACCGCCTGATTGAAAAAAGCCGCTTTCGATTTCGCTCATGCATGCCCCTTAAATAATTCTCGCCAGTCTTTCGGAATGGTCGGAATGCTGAAAGTAGAAACTTTTTCAAGAAGAAGTTCGTCTCCGTCATAGAGATCCAAAAGTTTATCCAAGGAGGAAAGCAGGTCTAACGTTTCCCGTTTTCCAACTTCGCTGAGAGAGGGAGAATGTAGGATCGATTCCAACTTTTCCTTCGCCTTTGTAGCCTGCATTCGCGAACCGCGTCCGTTGGGTTTGACAAAAATTTTATGAAGAGAAACCGAGAGTTGTATGATTCCCTGCAAAAAAATTTTCCTAGGCCCGAAATCCTTTTTCCATTGAAATTCAAAAACCTCGTGAGCCTCAAAGTATTTCCCTTCTCTAAAAAGCCTTTCGCCGTTTTGATAAGCGAAGTCGACGGTTTTTTCCGGATCCGAAGTCGCGGTGATCACGTCGAAAAGAGCAACAATTTCGGGATCAAATTTCAAACTGTTTCCAGTCCTTTTCCTGGATCGCAGATAACGGAGCTGCAAAAGAACCTTCTGCGTCTTTTACATAGGACTCCTTTCTCATTCCCAAAAGCACAACTCCTTCTTTTAGAGAAGAATGCAGTAAGTGAAGCGCCGTTCCGGAAAGATTCCAGCCCTTATACTGAGGATAGAATGTTACGATTTTTTCATACAGTAAGTTTGAATTTTGTATATTATGAAAATGAACGTATCGTTCCAAAAGAGGAAGTGCGTCGTTGAGTTTTTCTATGTATTCGGTTTGTTTGTCAGTCCCCACGATTTTCTCGATCTGAACGATCAACTGTTGCAT
This is a stretch of genomic DNA from Leptospira tipperaryensis. It encodes these proteins:
- a CDS encoding DUF309 domain-containing protein is translated as MKFDPEIVALFDVITATSDPEKTVDFAYQNGERLFREGKYFEAHEVFEFQWKKDFGPRKIFLQGIIQLSVSLHKIFVKPNGRGSRMQATKAKEKLESILHSPSLSEVGKRETLDLLSSLDKLLDLYDGDELLLEKVSTFSIPTIPKDWRELFKGHA